A window of Pyrus communis chromosome 3, drPyrComm1.1, whole genome shotgun sequence genomic DNA:
AATATATGTATATGGGCTTATGCATGCTTATAAAAGCATACACTTATAGGAAGTTGCAAATAGGATCCATGAGGATATATCTTGTCTATTTTCCTGAGTTCTTTCCATTCTTCCTTCAAATACTTTTCTTGTTCAGAACTCACTCATTCATTTATCAAGTCAGGATGTGCCATGAAGTTTCTTGTATCTATTATTTGATTTTGCCACATAATGACTATTATTTCTTATTAACAGACTTGTGGTAAGTAATAATTGCCTTTGGGCAAGTTCTATATATAATTTACATAGACACTTCAGTATGAATTCATTTGTTGGctcaaatattaattttttcattaaagtatTTATCCTTCAATATTATGATGTAATTATGATTGCTTATTTTAATATACTTTAGGGAGGGATGACAATGTCAGATCACATAGACCTGCTGGTTGAGCAAGTTAAGATGCTTGCTGGAGAGATTGCACTTGGCACCAGCTCCTTGAAACGATTGGTGGAGCAGTCTGTAGATGACCCTGAAAGCTCAAAAACTCAAGTATAAATTCTATTCTTATTAATCATATTCTGCATATTTAGAAGTCCTAATTTTGTCTCCAGAATGTTGTGAAAGCTTGGttaacaaaaaagaagagaCAGTGGCTTGCACTTGTTAGTTGAATGTTGGATGGGGCGTATTTAACACAATATTAATTGACATTTGGAACTAATTGAACATATCAGTGGAGTTTGTCATTTGGATCCATCTTGTGGTATTCTGGCGATAAATGAGATCATGTTCATTTGAATCTGATCTGTTTTTACAAGCAATAATGTAAAATTTACAGGCCTGTCTAGTTCATGAACTCCATTTAGCACTCAAAATCCTAAATAGTTTTAACAGTTTACAGATTCATTTGagcagcagctgaagtatgctTACTTAAAATGATCCTGATTAACAATCCATGCTTACAGATTGAGAACTTGGAACGTGATATCCATGAAAAGAGAAGGCAAATGAGGATTTTGGAACAGCGCATTAACGAAAGTGGTGAGGCTTCAATTGCTAATGCATCTATGGTTGAGATGCAGCAGGTAGTTTTGCGTTCTCATCATCTTAATTATTATTGTTCAAAAGTagtataattttgttttaattacttATAATTTCTGCAACAGACGGTTAAGAGACTGACGACCCAGTGCAATGAGAAGGGATTTGAGTTGGAAGTGAGTGCATGCTTTATGTATCTGTTTTTTCATGGACACAAAATGGGCATTGTTTGATTTCTAAAGTTCTATTGCTTTAGCTATTATCTGTGTTTGGGGCTGGAACATTTGCTCAGTACATTCTAATTGTCATGGAACTCATCTTTGAAGTGTACCTTTCATGCAGATAAAATCAGCAGACAATCGTATTCTCCAGGAGCAATTGCAAAATAAGGTTAGAATGCCTTCCCTAGTTCCTTTGGAGAATTATCTTTCATTAACTTTTTCTTCCATTCAGCTGATTCCTTTTAAGCTTTGTTTTGTATCAGGACAGGATTTTATATCCTTTGGTATATTGCTGAGCTTTCTGTGTATTTGCAGTGTGCAGAGAACATGGAGTTGCAAGAAAAAGTGGATCAGTTAGAGCGGCGTTTGGCTTCAGTATCTGGTGAAAGATCATCACCATCTTCCGAGCACTGTGCATCTGAAGAGTATGTTGAGGAGTTGCAAAAGAAAATTCAGTCTCAGGTGATTACTGAAACTTTCTGCCTTATCAATCCATAAATGCTAGCGAGTACCTTAGTTTCAAGTATATTGCCATACTCTTGACTAGCTCCCtcttttgttttagtttattGTTCTTAGTTCATGTCAGCTTTTATAGAAGTTATAGTTTCTCTGTCGTCATTACTTGACAGTGGAATTTATATCTATTTATTATTTAGAATGGCGAAATCCTTAGCTTTGTTTAgttatattttcttctttaacTTTCTTATGAATTGGTTACTATTTGTACCGAAAAAAGAATTGGTTAGTATTaagatttttctttcttgtgtGCTTgaatattgttgtggcaatgtaAGATGTTGCTTTCATGCTATACATCTAACTAATTGATGCTTTTGTTCCTTCTCATAGGAGATTGAGAATGAAAAACTAAAGCTGGAGCACGTGCGTTTCTCGGAGGAGAGTAGTGGGTTACATGTGCAGAATCAAAAACTGGCCGAAGAAGCTTCTTATGCAAAGGAACtggcttctgctgctgctgttgaGTTGAAGAATTTGGCTGGTGAAGTGACAAAGCTCTCATTGCAGAATGCAAAACTAGAAAAAGAATTGTTGGCTGCTCGGGAGTTAGCCAATTCTAGAAGTTCTGCCATGCAACCCGTTAATGGCATTAACCGGAAGTACAATGATGGACCAAGAGGTGGGAGGAAAGGGAGGCTATCTGGTCGTTCTGATGACTTTGAGGCATGGAATCATGATTCGGATGATTTAAAGATGGAACTCCAAGCAAGGAAACAGCGAGAGACAGCTCTTGAGGCTGCCCTTGCTGAAAAGGAATTTATAGAAGAGGAGTACAGGAGGAAGGTTGAAGATGCAAAGAAAAGGGAGGAAGCTCTAGAGAATGATTTAGCAAACATGTGGGTGTTGGTCgcaaaattaaagaaagagggCGGGTCTATCCCTGAGACACACACAGAAGAAAGGCCCAATGATGTGATGGAAAATAGTAATGGTCTAAAAGCAACTATGAATGAGAGTGCCCACATAGAGAGACAAGTTTTGGATGCTCCAAAATCTGCTGATGATGAAAGTCGTAAGGAAGAACCTCTTGTTCTTCGCCTTAAGGTAACCTGATTACCTGTATTCTCTTTTAACATAAATGTTCTAGGATTGTTTTGGTATTCCTCTACGATTTGGATTGGAGACGTTAAAAGGTAATCGGTTCTGTTTTAAGGTTCATTTAGTTTTGTAAAACCAACGAGACAAAAGCTCAGTTATGTTTGGCTTTGAAGACATGAAAAAGAAGAGTCAAGTAGTATAATTTTTGCGGCATTGAGTTTCTTAGGTGATAGGTTTGGTTTACAAACATATTTGCATAGAGATTGTGTCCACTTAAAAAGCTTGGCTCAATCCAAATGGTTCTATTCTCACCACATGCTTGGCTATACTATCTACAGATCTTTCAATGAATTCAAGATGTTATCATATACTTATTTGTGTGAGGGGTCAACCATTTTTCTTTTCGTGAAAAACATGTGGACACTTAAGAAGATAAAGATTTAAAGATTAATGAATTATGGTCAAGTAGTGTGGTTTGAAGTAGAGGAGTCTTTTTGTAATCCTACCAATGTTGTCATTGAAAGCTATGTGTAACATACCCACTTTTATGTTTCCAGGCTCGAATGAAAGAGATGAAGGAGAAAGAGCTCAAACACCAGGGAAACGGAGATGCCAATTCCCATTTGTGTAAAGTATGTTTTGAATCACCAACTGCAGCAATTCTTCTCCCTTGCCGGCATTTTTGCTGTAAGTCATTCTGAAGTTGCGTAACAAAAGTGTAAATTCAACCCTATATGCTCATCATTTCTAGCAGTAACTCTGGTGTACCTTTTGCAGTGTGTAAATCTTGTTCACTTGCATGTTCTGAGTGCCCAATTTGTCGTACAAAGATTTTAGATAGGCTTTTTGCATTTACTTCGTGACACTCTTTTATGCCCCCAAACAAAGGTACTACAATTTTCTTATTCTTAGATCAATTAGTTGCATGGATCAATTTGCAGTATTCGATGTGTAATCAGTCATTTTTCATGAGGGCGatcctcattttcttttcttcttttctattTTGCAGGGCTTTTATGAACATTCTGTTTTATGTGACATGGCGGGTGCGATTCTTTAATTAGTTTGGTCGTATGTAAGTAACTGTGTAAAAGAGTATATCGATATGTTGTTTGTGTCGCTCTCCATTTGAGTCCTGTAAAATAACAAAGGACAAAGATGGGGAAAAAAGAGATGTGCACATTTGGGAGTTTGAGATGCAGAGGGGATgatgttgctttgtttttttaaaGTATGCAGCAAAATGTTGTGATTGAGCTTTGAGGGTTCCTATCATATATAGAACATTTCTTTGCCGTGTATAGAAAACAATGTATGCTTAAGAAGCATTATTCTTCCACCTGCGCAaatgtttccttcattttttcaCTGTTTTTTTTCTACTGAATTTTGGGCATACCGCAGTTCCAAgacttttcttttcccttttgcCGCTACAGTGGCGTTCCAGACCATTAATACAAGCCCAAGTGGAGATGGTTTGACACATGGTATTATGCCAGTGGTGTGGGACGCTACAGAGACCGTGAATCTGTCAGTAGGGTGGCACGGTTGGTGATTGTCCCTAACAAAATCCGTATTACATTGATTCTCTAGACACGGTTAGTTGGCTTTTTGAGGCAATGATGTAGTGTGGATGCAAGTATCACATAGGTTGAGAAAAGAAATAGGTATAAttatacttttttctttttcttacatgtttctcttaattttttgatatcaaaattcaataaatcaaataaaaataatggaTAAGATTTAATAAGAGTGTTGAGGGAGAAAACAATAGGGGTTCATAACTTCATATAGGGTCGTTGTGTTGTCTGCGCCAATCCTTGTGAAAGCACAagcataattattttttttggtaaagaaTAAGCTTTGAATTGCTTCGAGTGTATTGAACACTGCCCGAGAAAGTGCGAACGACAATTATCATTTTTCATGGGTTATTATTTATTAAGCAacatctttatttttgttacaaAAGTTGAGCTGGTGAAGTATTTTTTAGATCTGCAATTGGTGGATGCTTTGATAAGGTCCTCCTCTTCAATCTACTGTATTTTGAGTCGAAATTTTCTCACATCTTATTCTAGCTTAATATAGTAATATCGCTTGTTAGGACCAAATTCCGATTCATGGCGGTGcacgaatttggttccaacactGCTTGTAATTTTTTTCGTTGACAAATAATAGCTTTTGATTAAATTGTTAAACGATAGCTTAATATAGTAATACTGCTTGTAACTAAAAGTAAATTTTAAGTACGCAATCAATTTCTCACACCTAGGTCTTAGGAGATGGAGGACCTTCAGGCATGATTCTCTCCAACACATCATTATTTATGAGTGAGCTTATTTAGTTAAAACTTAACTGTTCTTGATTATCTTTTGATGCTCATGAGAGAAAGCTCATACTTTCGTAGTTTGGGTATTGTATCCCATGCTAACAATACAACATAATGTATAAGTTTTTCTTTATACAACGTTGATACATTACACATAACACCATCGTGACGATATCTCTTATGTCGTGTGAGTTTTCGTTTCTGATTACATAAGTTAATCTCCACTCAATGACATACCAAGGGTTGGAGAGATAATTTGTTGTGTGTCTATTTTTGTCTCTCTACCTCACACACGGTATTAGGTATGGCGAAGTTAAGGCTGCGTTGGACTTGGAAGCCAATATCTTTCATCAAAATGCTCTCTCTTATTAACTTCCCTATCTTATGGGACTCATCATCCTTGTATTTATTTTTGGCCACACCATCCATGTGAATTAAAAATTACTCTTCTTAAATTGCATAAGCAAAGCATCAATATTGCCATAACAAAATAAGGAGTActcaagaaataaaataaaattctcaAGTAATTccgaccaaaaaataaaataaaattcttaaGTAATTTTTATtggtatattaatattttaatatattttaaagaaaattaacgaAAGTGACTAAGATTGCAGACTTTGTAAAATACAGTGACTAAATTAGCTAAATTGAAAACATTGtgacaaaaattgattttaggtATAAACACAATGACCACAAAGGTTTTTAACCCAAAGAAATGGTATGCAGATTATGAACAATTAAGGTGCCATTTGATAACCATGTCATCATTTTCAGTTTAGCATTTTTAgcattttcagttttcaatttttagtttttagtgaaaatcgaaaactgaaagtagttaccgaacaaattttcagtttaaaaaaaaaacgaaaactgaaaacaaaattgttatcAAACAGCCTCTAAGTGAATCCATTTGAAATATGTATGGTTGCATGAGTTTgtaactaaacatactaaacatgacattaaaactgaaaattagAGGTCAAATGGTTGCACGAAGAGAATAAGTCAAGTGGatgaaaaattcattatcacCTCATGTAGAGGTCAAATTAAACATGCTTTAAGCCCTCAGATTAGTAGGGAAGAGGAAGACCTCGCCCTCATTAACTTAGGTCCTTAACAAAGTAAAACCATTGAAAAAAAAGTTCCCAATAACACAAGTGAAACTTCAAGTGCCCAGATGGCCAAATCATTTGATGAGGAAAAAAAACCTTATGTTGTTCGGAAGATCTTGCTTCACTAAGGGCAGCAAATCCCACAAGTAACATAAGCAAAAGTGGCCTTGATAATTGCCAAGTATACACATCACCAACAAAATGGCCTTCTATTgcttttttcaaacaaaaaaaaaaaaagaggaagaaaaaaaacccctcTAGAGGTAATGTGCACTTCCAACCTCACAGAAAGCATTGGAATGATCATATGAAAAATCAAGAAGGTCTTCCACATGCCACCCGGGCAGCGTCTCCATCAAGTACTCCGATATGCTGCTTGTCGAACCCGAACCATTGTCACTGACACAATAATTCTCTTCTATCTTCTTGTATGACGAAGATGACATTGTTTGTTCCATTAacgaaggagaagaagaactcAAGATTTCGTTCGACGAAACTGTTCTCTGTCTTATTGTGGATGACTTTGAGGCTCTTGCATCATTAGTTTTTGCGGTCATAACTTTGGAGAAGTTGGAGCAGGCTGATGAAGATGGATACAAAGAAGAAGCCGCAGAAAGCTTAACACCGGGGAGCAGAAACCTGCTGTGTTTCTGTGTGTGTTCGTTCGATTTGTGAATCGAAAGGTCACATTCCCTACAGAGAATTGCTCTATCTTCTTGACAAAAGAGAAATGCTCGCCTTTCCTACAAAACCCAACACAAAAAATTTAGGACTCAAGGAGCTAAGAATTGGTATCTTCTTCACCAAAAATTATTAACTAGCTACAACACTTTCTTGTCGCCGAAATATAATTTGGAATTATACAGTGATTTTCAGGCTCGTTTTCTCCAACTGCGCTCCTCCTTGTACAGTTCCTTTATTATCTTTGGAATATTCAATTCAAAGGCTAAAAGATAAGGAGTGCATGGAGGGAAATGGGAGGGCGAAAATCACTTTCCTGTAATTTTATCATCAATAATATCATAGAGAAAGAATGCATCTAGTACTAACCTGACAGATATCACAAAGAGGGGAGTCCTTGAAAGTTGGGTGGAGAAGAGAGAAGCGCTTGTGTTTGCTGGCAAGCTTGTTTGCGTGGTGAATTTGGCGATCGCAGACGTCACAAAGAGCGGCTTCATCGGCAGAGCAGAAGACAGTTGCCTCTTCTTTGTCACAAACGTCGCACCGGATCTTCATGATctctttaaa
This region includes:
- the LOC137727294 gene encoding B-box zinc finger protein 20-like, with product MKIRCDVCDKEEATVFCSADEAALCDVCDRQIHHANKLASKHKRFSLLHPTFKDSPLCDICQERRAFLFCQEDRAILCRECDLSIHKSNEHTQKHSRFLLPGVKLSAASSLYPSSSACSNFSKVMTAKTNDARASKSSTIRQRTVSSNEILSSSSPSLMEQTMSSSSYKKIEENYCVSDNGSGSTSSISEYLMETLPGWHVEDLLDFSYDHSNAFCEVGSAHYL